The following coding sequences are from one Natrarchaeobaculum sulfurireducens window:
- a CDS encoding carboxypeptidase regulatory-like domain-containing protein, whose translation MNNWRGCAALVAVLLVTGLLGLAPATAAAEEFDETVVEDVNDERIEAVNADIETINERIENADDLELVDEVDATDWDEAEVEADRLRETPAALEAAMFDAVVDEINARAQETPLGKIANDVSSPDEARAEADRLRDDYGTLGGEDIEEAAQSLETAADLSQSFEEKLLTGAGELTPPETGTLEGTVTDDDGDPLAGIDVDIVGSSAATTTGDDGQFELETPAGEQSIHVEADGYEPSDETVDIATDEAASVEMTLSEADDDSVETTDGDSISGFGLAVTVGTILAVVGLGLRRRH comes from the coding sequence ATGAATAATTGGCGAGGATGTGCCGCGCTCGTAGCTGTACTCTTGGTCACAGGGCTGCTCGGGCTTGCACCGGCAACGGCAGCTGCAGAGGAATTCGACGAAACTGTCGTCGAAGACGTCAACGACGAACGGATCGAGGCCGTTAACGCTGATATCGAGACGATCAACGAGCGAATCGAAAACGCCGACGATCTCGAGTTGGTGGATGAGGTCGACGCGACCGATTGGGACGAAGCGGAGGTCGAAGCCGACCGGCTCAGAGAGACACCGGCAGCGCTCGAGGCAGCGATGTTCGACGCGGTTGTCGACGAGATCAACGCCCGGGCACAGGAGACGCCCCTCGGTAAGATTGCAAACGACGTCTCGAGCCCGGACGAGGCTCGTGCGGAAGCTGATCGGCTCCGTGACGACTACGGAACCCTCGGCGGTGAGGACATCGAAGAGGCGGCGCAGTCACTCGAAACGGCTGCTGACCTGAGCCAGTCGTTCGAGGAGAAGCTCTTGACTGGTGCTGGCGAACTCACACCACCAGAGACGGGAACGCTCGAGGGAACGGTCACTGACGACGATGGCGACCCCCTTGCTGGAATCGACGTCGACATCGTGGGCTCGTCCGCGGCGACTACCACCGGCGACGACGGCCAGTTCGAACTCGAGACACCAGCTGGTGAACAGTCGATCCACGTCGAAGCTGACGGCTACGAGCCAAGTGACGAGACTGTTGATATCGCGACTGACGAGGCAGCGTCGGTCGAGATGACACTCTCTGAAGCCGACGATGACAGCGTAGAGACGACAGATGGGGACAGTATCTCTGGGTTCGGTCTGGCCGTCACTGTCGGTACGATACTCGCGGTTGTCGGACTCGGACTTCGCCGTCGGCACTGA
- a CDS encoding FAD-dependent oxidoreductase: protein MTDEPRVEIYTKENCPYCEKAKDLFDSKGVEYVEYNVTTGERSSPNHSSGQSPREDGDDDLFAEMVDRAEGRKTAPEVFVDGDLVGGWDDTSALEESGELDEKLGLVTDGGDEIVEHRKLIIAGTGIAGLTAAIYAGRGDNEPLVIEGDEPGGQLTLTTDVANYPGFPEGISGPELVNNMKEQARQFGAELKNGIIDSVDADQRPFRVELTNGDVYTTDAIIAASGASARTLGIPGEDELMGYGLSTCATCDGAFFRGEDMLVVGGGDAAMEEATFLTKFADTVYIAHRREEFRAEQYWVNRVNEKVEDGEIEILKNTELLEVHGSQEEGVDYVTLVENDKGHPTDRLEDPETNEFEFDVGAVFLAIGHTPNTDYLESTGVEMDDEGYLRTQGGDGGGQTETDVPGIFGAGDVVDFHYQQAVTAAGMGSKAALDVDEYLEDLERASATGETEATAADD from the coding sequence ATGACCGACGAGCCACGCGTCGAGATCTATACCAAGGAGAACTGCCCCTACTGCGAGAAGGCCAAGGACCTCTTCGACAGCAAGGGCGTCGAGTACGTCGAGTACAACGTCACTACCGGGGAACGAAGTTCCCCGAACCATTCGAGCGGGCAAAGCCCGCGAGAAGACGGCGACGACGACCTGTTCGCCGAGATGGTCGACCGAGCAGAGGGTCGGAAAACCGCCCCCGAAGTGTTCGTCGACGGCGACCTCGTCGGCGGCTGGGACGACACCAGCGCGCTCGAGGAGTCGGGCGAACTCGACGAGAAACTCGGCCTGGTGACCGACGGCGGAGACGAGATCGTCGAACACCGAAAACTGATTATCGCCGGGACCGGGATCGCGGGCCTGACAGCCGCGATCTACGCCGGCCGTGGCGACAACGAGCCGCTGGTCATCGAGGGTGATGAACCCGGCGGGCAGCTGACGCTGACGACTGACGTCGCGAACTACCCTGGCTTCCCGGAGGGGATCAGCGGCCCCGAGTTGGTTAACAACATGAAAGAACAGGCCAGGCAGTTCGGCGCCGAGCTGAAAAACGGCATCATCGACTCGGTCGACGCCGACCAGCGGCCGTTCCGCGTCGAGTTGACCAACGGCGATGTCTACACCACCGACGCGATCATCGCCGCCTCGGGTGCGAGCGCGCGCACGCTCGGCATCCCCGGTGAGGACGAACTGATGGGCTACGGGCTCTCGACGTGTGCGACCTGTGACGGAGCGTTCTTCCGCGGCGAGGACATGCTCGTCGTCGGCGGCGGCGACGCTGCCATGGAGGAGGCGACCTTTTTGACGAAGTTCGCCGACACCGTCTACATCGCCCACCGTCGCGAGGAGTTCCGCGCCGAGCAGTACTGGGTCAACCGCGTCAACGAGAAGGTCGAAGACGGCGAAATCGAGATCCTGAAAAACACCGAACTGCTCGAGGTCCACGGCTCCCAGGAGGAAGGCGTCGACTACGTCACCCTCGTCGAAAACGACAAGGGCCACCCGACGGACCGTCTCGAGGACCCCGAAACCAACGAGTTCGAGTTCGACGTCGGCGCGGTGTTCCTTGCCATCGGTCACACGCCTAACACCGACTACCTAGAGAGCACCGGTGTCGAGATGGACGACGAGGGCTACCTGCGGACCCAGGGCGGCGACGGTGGGGGCCAGACCGAGACTGACGTCCCCGGCATCTTCGGCGCAGGCGACGTCGTCGACTTCCACTACCAGCAAGCCGTGACGGCCGCTGGCATGGGCTCGAAGGCGGCGTTAGACGTTGACGAGTATCTCGAGGATCTCGAGCGCGCGTCGGCGACTGGCGAGACCGAGGCGACGGCGGCAGACGACTGA
- a CDS encoding DUF357 domain-containing protein: protein MAADLEEKTDRYGDLLAEALEEATVAPRADTPLADAAAECYEMAESYLEDGRHFRENDDPVNALAAFSYGHAWLDAGARVGLFDVPTEGHLFTVE from the coding sequence ATGGCTGCGGATCTCGAGGAGAAGACGGACCGATACGGAGACCTACTCGCGGAGGCGCTCGAGGAGGCGACGGTCGCCCCGCGAGCAGATACTCCGCTGGCCGACGCCGCGGCGGAGTGTTACGAGATGGCCGAATCGTATCTCGAGGACGGCCGGCACTTCCGCGAGAACGACGACCCGGTCAACGCGCTGGCGGCGTTCTCGTACGGCCACGCCTGGCTCGACGCGGGCGCGCGCGTCGGACTGTTCGACGTACCGACGGAGGGGCACCTGTTCACGGTCGAGTGA
- a CDS encoding fumarylacetoacetate hydrolase family protein, translated as MKYVRFRDPAGAVRRGEYETGTVHFANESYDLEDDAIDVLAPCDPSKIVCIGRNYADHADEMGSDVPDRPLVFLKGPNAVASHGDTVTVPAGKDRIDYEAELGVVIGEQCRHVPEDRAMEVVEGFTCVNDISNRDDQRQEQNWIRGKAFDGAAPLGPVLATPDEVPADASVQSRVNGERKQDGSREQLIFPIPELIAEITTYMTLERGDVIATGTPEGVGPLSDGDTVEIEVEGVGTLEHTVRIP; from the coding sequence GGTGCCGTCCGTCGCGGCGAGTACGAAACCGGTACCGTCCACTTCGCGAATGAGAGCTACGATCTCGAGGACGACGCGATCGACGTCCTCGCGCCGTGTGACCCCTCGAAAATCGTCTGTATCGGGCGTAACTACGCCGACCACGCCGACGAGATGGGGTCGGATGTCCCGGATCGTCCGCTGGTCTTTTTGAAGGGGCCCAACGCGGTCGCGAGCCACGGTGACACCGTCACCGTCCCCGCGGGGAAAGACCGCATCGACTACGAGGCCGAACTCGGCGTCGTGATCGGCGAGCAGTGCCGTCACGTCCCCGAAGACCGAGCGATGGAGGTCGTTGAGGGCTTCACGTGCGTAAACGACATCTCGAACCGCGACGACCAGCGCCAAGAACAGAACTGGATCCGCGGGAAGGCCTTCGATGGTGCAGCCCCGCTCGGCCCCGTGCTGGCGACGCCCGACGAAGTCCCCGCGGACGCCTCGGTCCAGTCCCGCGTCAACGGCGAGCGCAAACAGGACGGCTCCCGCGAGCAGCTGATCTTCCCTATCCCCGAGCTGATCGCCGAGATTACGACCTACATGACCCTCGAGCGCGGCGACGTCATCGCCACCGGCACCCCCGAGGGCGTCGGTCCGCTGTCCGACGGCGACACCGTCGAGATCGAGGTCGAAGGCGTCGGCACGCTCGAGCACACCGTCCGAATCCCGTAG